Sequence from the Ascaphus truei isolate aAscTru1 chromosome 3, aAscTru1.hap1, whole genome shotgun sequence genome:
tcacctgttcccggggatcctCGTCCAgcttgggggtgtcggaagggtccttggtggttggtgagaaccggactggggagagactgggcagATTTGCTTCCGAGGGTGGGTCAAGGGGAGGAGGACAGTTGGGACAGGTGTCAAAGTCCCGATGGGTGCCTGAAGAGGCGGATGTACCTCATGAGGAGGCACCAAAACATGAAAGATGGTCCTGGCCCCGTTCTGCAGGGACCTCTGGGGTATGCTCCTGGGGGGGGAAAGATGATGGAGACTCTCTAGAGTCTGGGCCCGAGAAgcctagggagacccgttggCGGGCACACTTATTTGAGGGGtacgtggggtggatggaccgcacgcaGTTCTTGCTAGAGAAGGATGATAtcgtggactactggtgggctaaaggggagttcacgcccgccgAGAGGAAAAAGGAGATGCAATTCCGGTGGTTCATGATAGGCAGGAatgagatagaacccatgggttgTGATATATTGTCAGACCCTGTAGACCCAGATGAGCCcttgtcctgggtattaccagggagagcggGGAACGCCAATCTAACTAGGAGTAGTCGGGCTGAAAGGGCAATAACCGCAAAATATAAGtactcccatgggttggagtacccgtacgtccctgaacccctcatgcaggagattgaggataacagggaccagtggttaagggagaccatagaaGAGTATATGGTTAACAAGGGGGGTGCCTTTACTGGTAGTAAGGCAGAAGAAAGGATTGAGCACCTGATAAGGGTATGAAGTATCGGGCGAAGTGTGTACAAACATAAAGTAATGTATCGGCCTGAGAGGGGTTTGCCGCGCACTTACAGCGTGACTgtactggacatggggggtcgggaggtgaagaaacccgaTCCCCTgcactattattaggaggtactgggtagattgcgcgagttcgtggctgctggtcagggcgtgcttggcgcGATGTAATGTGATTTGTTTCATAATCTGATGTTAATAATGCGTATGTTCCactttacagtgcttcctggggaAAGgtattcaaatttaggtcccagccgggggcggtgggattcaccagggggagaatgtagccatgctctaaaatggtctgcagtcatctctcctgctgacagtaaggcctggtaagttatgggcatgccagcagtaattatggaggtttgccctcacaccctggtgaggtgccctatgtatggatgggagtggtcacaggctctgactccacggttagtgatgtcagagttgtgtcagccccagaggatacataaggcacagcactgatcaaaaagtTAGTTGTCAGTAGAGAGTAAGAGTGTGTTTGCTGAGTTACGGAGGAGGAGTTAAGAAGCTGTTAGAAGGACAGTGTTTgaaactgtgaccagggacctggtcacagggagacatccctgcggggatagggaatccctacattaggaggactatacctttcaaagggaagtacggtgaacaatggagggctaaattcacccattgtggagggcagctggcccaccgtgctaataaagatgatcctgttgaAATATATTCTCGTGTGTAAGCGTGGAGTAATTGCAccgagagaagcaccacagaggagttcctcaccaggaccatccccaagcaagagaagggatcctgatgaggtggaggtgctgcactggatataggtaggactcaagcacactacctcagctgcctgtctgggttggcaatccccaacacaacatcatgcgggagactcaggagtcctgttgccaacaagtgcaccaccagacatcacactgtaatgggtactggttagaccacagaggCCAATATGAGATTTTTGTGGGTCCGgctagtccagaaaacccgttacacaagtAAAATGTTAATTATTTCTATTTGCGACTTTTCTAacttcattcaacacaatgacaatgttgttaatataattttaatgtcATTCACGTAAGGTAATCATTATTATCATGATACTTGAGTACTAATGTCAACATTACAACGTCAATTACCTTGACATTTGCATAGGCACACATTAcagcagcactgtgtgtgtgtgtgtgtgtgtgtgtgtggcacttttTGTGTCATGCATGTTTTCCCACAAAAAATAACAACAATTCACATACTAATGTTGATTGTTTCATCACACTCACTTTGTTCTGTCTGTGTTGAACGTTTCATaaaaacactaaactatagttagtcataaatataaaatatacacactAATGTTAATTTGTTCAGGTTGTGTAATTAATATTCAATAGCTCATGAATGTTAGGTTAGCATTACAACTTCTGTGAAATATAAATTGTCACATGAAAACAATGTTTATATGACctacctattgttattgtgtagttTCACATACAATGTATGGTAGTTGTTATGTAGCATGTACATTATGTCACAAGTCACAAGTGACATTATACAATGTAGTACACAAATGTGTTGGCCGAGTGAGAAAGTTGTTTGCATATTTAACAGACCAACACATATCATGTTAGTAGAAGATATAAACAAAATTATAAAacttctaacttcagtgcttagaaACATCataatgttaattaagtgcatactAAATATAGGCCTAAGCGGATACAATGATGTCTTCATAGTTAATCAGCGCAAAAAGCACTGAAAGCATTGtaacatatgtattataatagGATTTTTTTCGTCGTCAgaatcatctaatataacaagtatatcttctgaaatcatacattgatcacatgtgttcatccgcgacatctgtgaaatagaACAAACACataatggtcaaatatggcacatttatatatgtatgtgcatgacaacgcgtaacacatctctatatgagtctggatattcacgcataactaacgtatatgtttaaagtTCAAGGATCAAACCACAGATACTGAACTGTCATTTTGATAATGgctttgctggcattactacggatatgatatttccggtgcctgtatagaTAATAATGTGCACGCACAACTTCAGTTGCGCGCGCACTTAACcattgtgtggactaagtcttagcgcatgcgcgaaacaatgtgtacgctgtgcattgaatacatgtccctccatggtgttgctagcagtaagcatataaggctgcggtcccagtaatgtctgtgacatgaGCGGCCGGCGGGGGGGGTGGCGCATGTCACagtgctaaccgcgatctgcgttctgtgaggagaggagaatcttgcgacgtgagggggcgtggtcgggtatttgcgggggcgtggccaatacatcacgtggctggttcgccctcattgggtgaaccgccggtgggggcgtggccacgcctccgtcgctaaGAGTCAACGAGATTGTAATGAGTTGTCAAAAACAACCTTCTGCGTCACGGTGCGTAGTAGGCACAGCCCcgttgaggggcggtgcttacacgcacagtgcacgccgcgccatgcgcacaggctgtactgggaccgcagcctaatggTTGGAAGTAATGCTATGGAAGCGAAACTAATTCACTTAGACACACGTACTGATATTACTTTTTGTAACGGACGTGTTTACACGCAAATAACGggcgatcagccaatgagcgatcaaaatacgtgtgacgtcatgtgaaggcaccgtgaaatgcacgcaaacactcctcccactgaattaacattgcccgccagcgctgtgcacgcacataAACACCGACGcacgcgcatgacacagtgcacttACCCTAACAATAAGCAACGGTCACAGCCAATACGCTTTCAcgtgcgcacgtcggttggggacGGGGCTTGCTTccgtaaacctttttaaggacgccttggatcatgacaagtgtcccacgtcatatgtggccgaccctTTAGTTTTTACTATGTTGCATGCtcaacaatgaggtgtgtgtgttacagttagtgtagcATGTAGAAATTATACTTTAAAAGAGTTTAGAGTAGGTTTTGTGAGTCCGTCAACAATGTGTCTTAATGCTTCGTCGTAGTATATtcttataggaaataatgtgtttgtgcacgctacatgtaaggctgtctgcaatgttacgctgtatccacgcatttggcTATGAAATGGTGGATCTTACAAATGTAGACATTTACACTGAGTAAACGCATAACGAttattgtatttaccattgttgtAGAATTCAAAACTggtttggctgcaactggtcgctccacaAAGCCACAGCAGTCTCATCCATGCTTCAGGCATCcgctgaatcctgaatcacacacatctccatgaggcgctcatatggatctgcactgtcttcttcaaacaagacgtcctgaggtacgtacagttcttggttgTTTTCCCTTCCACataggtattgcccatataagtttggagacATATCATAGTTATgtgcatcttgcatctggtcttcatgaatggagggtgcaggtattgCAGCAGGTATAGCAGCTGATGTGCCAGTCGTTGCAGCTCCATTGTAACTGTTATTAGGCAAaaaatgctatttaacagaacatatgttccatgttccatggtaattttaaatgatGGGGCAATCTGCCAACATCCATATCGTTGGTCTaggcgatcatggacacgctcaaaacatgcatttgctgataaagtgaatcgtactgaAGTTTTAAAATTAGATTCTCGGCACGCTTCTTTatagtatggatatttgttttgaATCAAGTTATAGATGTGGGCAACGCCAGCTTTTTTTTCTTCAGTTGATTCTATTGCTTGTGAAATCATAAATTTATATGATTTTCGTGGATGCCTGTgtaatgtggaagcttctgccatttctgctcTGTTGAAGTGATGAGTGTGTAAGTAGAGCGCATAAGTTTGTCTGCTGAATGTgaaaatagttacatgttatctttgtGGTTTCTTCCAAGGTTAAAATACAAGCTCTATGTTGAATGCCTTTTTTCCCCCACTACAAATGTGAGAAAATAATTGAAACATATTCTTTGTGTAAGATAGTAATTTCACTGTAAACGAAAGTTATTTTTCATGTTcatgaacatgtgcaaaacaagttatcaattgcaataaaaataaaaatgtgtgtgaaagattCAACAGTGATAGAATGAACAGATTACTGCTTACACTGACATATAATGacccacatacacacctgtgtctgtTTTTCTCCAGCTCTGTTTCTCAATGTTTAAATCTTTCTCTCTATTTTTGTGTGTCTggttatctgtgtctctctcttacactgtctgttactgtctcttgagacatatatatatatatatatatatatatatatatatatatatatatatatatatatatatatatatatatatatattgtgacagagtcactaactcagtaggctggaatagtgaatggagagatgctgcagccagatcacagagtgttaatctcctcagacagagaaagcacagctgaagactgattaaacaggggctgaactcatgagtgaaacaagtgctttaaaagcaggaagttgctcacacaaggtgagcttgtttttccacaggaaggtggagagaactctcccggctgggaagccgttgctgttgctttggtccccagtcctgcgaggagctaggctgctgggacgagctgggaccccaacccaggataaaaatacagattgctgcgaggctggacacagcctgctccccggaaccatgttcctgtttgctgctggagctgctatacagataagactttattattatacgtatcggttatcctttgtgtagcatgttttgggcatgaccagattagctggctgtcctgttagtaagggctcaagaagtgagttagtgtccctaatggGACTAGGCTTTCATTTTCaggaaagtagtttcttaaagggacagtgcacccgtacttattttggttgtggctaataaaccactagtgtttaaagtttcccatcgtgtcacagcgtcttactgaccccgccgtgaggccatcctgccacaggttGTGTCAGAaatgggatgctacgcctctgggggtcagtagatgaagatgtgttgagacactgaactcaagcgggaaaaaaaatgatttttttgctgaagcatggaagttacagctagcaagcgctgagtgtaaattttgccccgtcgggtatgtaaggattgctgtgtaaagctaatgccttttgctgaagtgagtgaatttgcagctaagcaagtgctgtgagataaagtttgccctgtctggtaaaaaagaaagtgaaaatggatttttgcaaagaagttgccctaagaagaacccagaaggttcatagATTGTAAAGCACCTACagcttacgtgtgttgtgcaaagtctgccccaTCGggtgtgagatttttttttttttaaacggggttttaaaatggccgccgtcaagtgtcagttttgcaatgtacataaccatacaaaacagtgtcccttcaggccatacgatgatgatgacgactcgtatgtggcccatggaggagagccgtacccacagatgaatttagtatgctgggcctgtcataaagtaggtcacatggaagatgtgtgccccaaaattttcaaagacaaacagctgcaaaagcaagcaacgccctatgagtgcaagcaagatgtggaagctgataccagtgagcgtgtgcccagcaccactgatatctctggagctaataaagcaaaaagaaagaagaaaaagaaaactgttcctcaaatcacaggggaagtgaccgagccacttgaacctgcgctgtcagtacatgcgtcagaaaggcgccgagatgtgctgcagatcggagtgaccggcagaattgtcacaggaacggtggcaaaggaaaaggaggagcaaagggaagctgaatccttgatccagggaaaagaggccttaatttctgcactccaaactgcccagcgtgattatgatgtcttgcaggaacaattgaatagagagcgagaagctaatgccgaggtacagaggtgtatactcccagctatacaagagtatgcggctttaaagaaaacagagcatctcttacggagtgagttggaggagctgatgacaagtttggataaggccaacaccgcaattgctaacatggaatcagagagaacaagtcctgactggagactatgctatcagatgtcccagagagatgtgcaaaacttcatcaaagacttagaagtttctcaccaagaagctagcacgctcaaaacagagctggagctctcacgccaggagggccacagtctaaacacagagctgggtatgttgaaggaaacccatgagaatgccctgagggatttagagactgtaaagaaggagaatgtaagtctgacgcagaaaaattcagacttgactgatcaaatcagtacaggtgataagaagctccaccaagcaggaaaagtggagaagcaattgatccaggaaaagctagaggtgcaggaagcactgcagaatgcagagaggatgcaacgtgtctccctgcagcagcacacacaggcaacgcacttatggcagagccagctgcaggagctacatgcaagtctgcaagcagccaaggagaagcagcgagtgctacaggaacggctgagtacccagtatgtccccacagaacagcatgaggaactgagggccacgctgtacgccacaagagcatcgctaggggcagagctgggtactttgaagaaagccaatgaaacggtcctaagggatatagagactgtgaaaatggagaatataaacctgaaggaagaggttttaaacctgactagtcaggtcagtgatgggactgagaagcttcaccaagcgcagaaagtgaagacacaattggcgcaagaaaaaaataaagtacaggctgctctgcagaatgcagagaaaatgctggaaaaagaatgcctcgccctggagcagctgaagatcacgttgagcgccacaagagcatcgctggaggcggagcttagaagccaggtgactctgtgtgagagggaacatgagaaggtccaaagactggagcaagagctggagaagcagagaggcaactccatctccatgagtcagtatgccaaggagaaagaagcctggaagacagaagcaacagcgatactggcgacaagaactgcagagctcaaaaagatggaggaggcgttgatgcaaacccagagtaagcaccgggaagaggtgaaggccctgagaggggtctggcagcatcagattgaagagctgcaaacgcagatggctgagcacgagatgcagcgcgccaagacggaggaggtgtccgtccgtcgggtggcctgcctgatgttgcaccatgaaactgagatggctgatatcaacaagcggctggactacacgaccaatgagggggcccggctacagctggagctagacaaggtccgggaggagcaccagcagctgcaggtccagaataaagaaagagagacagatttaagccttgctctgagtctgctaggagacgtagaattgcgactcaattctaacgaagatgaactagcagccgcactgagtgaaagaagaaaggcagaaggactgcttcaagacctgaggaaggacctggagtctgagcgggcTGGTCGcaggatggcggagaaacaaaagtgtgacctaggcaaggagctcgagtctctaaagtctgagcgggacgctacgttggactctactgctgcccagcaggaggtttctcagatgaagctggaggaaaagcttacaagcccaagacagacgtttgggtcactgaagcagtccaaggaaaaggtggcggtagagataaagtcaaaggatgatgaaggggaggctgcactggaacatgttttaccagagccCGCTGTCTATGCAGACTATCTCTTAAGTTATCTTCAAAACCCTGCTGTTCTCACAGAAGAACAAAAAGCGGATATGACACAAATTGAAGACATGCTGATTAAAGAATTTATAGGTCAGCAGCTGATTCTTATAGTCGGCTGTCTAGATACCAGTGAAGAAGGAGGCAGGAAACGCCTTCTTGCTGTCCTACAAGAGATGCTTGTGATACCTAATACACCAACTTCCCTTATAACGTATAGACAAGAAATAGGGGGGTGAACCCCTCGGGATACCGTGGCTACTAAAACCGTGGTGGTTCTATTTATGCAAGTCCATGGTAGCAAGAGGTGGACATCCTTTAAATTATAAAGACAATAGGAAACAAGGATATAGCCGTGCAGACTAAAACAGGGCGGGGGGCTTAGACCGGGGGAAATACCCGCGGGCACGTCCAGGGAAATGCCCGAAAATAAGTCCCTGATAAACTGGTAGCAGGACGCCTCACCCACGCCCTGTGTCCCGGAATAAACccagcggtcagtactcacgacTCCTTGTGTGATCTGCCAAAGTGCTGGTTGGAAGGTCGCCCAGCGGTCTGCTGTAAGGTGGTGTCCTCGTGTGCTCCAGCCGGAAGTAGAAGAGATGAGTGAAAAAAcgagtgacgccgcggtcacgactcctctaaacagccaaacgcatgtagaaaaataaaaaactttattgatcaaacaagtgaacaacagccatagtcatcctctgacgcgtttcgtccgggtcaccttataacgtgtctagtggaattattgctccgtattgttaaagatgatgaccggagaattctgattgtggcagaaatagtctctgagctgcgagagccaattgttagtgtggatataccagcggatgccgcgaaatcaaggaaattacagttaaagattgcagatttaagagtgcagcttaacaaagccaaacaagccttggaggactccatagttttacaagatttcagtcttgcatctgaattaaaggagatagtgaggtaccagtcctcaggcccaaatggcctggtaattaccccaaaaagaaaatgcctaaattggaaggcaagaaaaaaaaagggggagggaagggccgacgtcagacattggcgacaaagatgctggtgcacgggaatggtgcacgggccgctccacaggacaatgtttcgctggggagagggatatgtgacagagtcactaactcagtaggctggaatagtgcaTGGaaagatgctgcagccagatcacagagtgttaatctcctcagacaaagaaagcacagctgaagactgattaaacaggggctgaactcatgagtgaaacaagtgctttaaaaagcaggaagttgctcacacaaggtgagcttgtttttccgcaggaaggtggagagctggctgtcctgttagtaagggctcaagaagtgagttagtgtccctaacgggactaggctttaattttcaggaaagtagtttcttaaagggacagtgcacccgtacttattttggttgtggctaataaaccaatagtgtttaaagtttcccatcgtgtcacaGCGTCTTAATGACCccaccgcgaggccgtcctgccacaatatatatatatatatatatatatatgtgtgtgtgtgtatgtgttaaaaTTTaactatagtgtgtgtgtatgtatatgtataagtatatatatgtatgtatatatatgtgtatatatgtgtatatatgtatagatttAAAGCCTTATATGGAAACAGGCCTTGTTATTTAGTTAATAAGTCATGAAAGcgtataacattactgggtgagtatgtttgagtgcctattagagtcagctgtgtATAAGTAGTAGTTAACAGCAAACAACGCCTCTTtagagccatgaaggcctgtactgttaaaTAATCACATACATATGTAATTTAGTGGTAATCTAAATccactgatgtgtgtaagtaggccttgtttaTAGCATAGTGAAAGTGTCATACAGGTGAGTGAAGTATTGTGTTCATAATATTATTGACATCATTTAAACAAGTGTCCTAACATGTATTTGTGATTAACACTAGGCCTGTTTTCTGACAAcactttgagatatatatatatatatatatatatatatatatatatatatatatatatatatatataatcaaaggctccttaccaggcagaccagagaatccagggaatccaaagtaggcacagcaaggaagagacagcacacttattagcaaaaagaattgtattagtaaagcaggcacaaataggtgttctctggtctgcctggtaaggagcctttgattatattcattcatatgggactaagcacctgtcttcatctgtatttgtgtgccatctgctctgttacatatatatatatatatatatatatatatatatatatatatatatatatatgtatgtatgtatatatatatatatatatatatatatatatatatatatatatatatatatatattctcacacaAATGTGTTTGAGCACATATATCCATACACACTTCAGAAATATTAATACACACTATCAGATGTTATTCTAACCActactcatacatgatgacatgccaacattatgaagtatgaaagaaggtgaaggtaagtaatgtgttacagagtgaACACTCctgaaaacatctttaaaatgtaTGGTGTGATATAGTTAATTAAATTTTGAtgccaataatattagcatgcaatgactatctacattacctaacacacacacatacatacaatgtttaaCAGGTAAGTGAATGGCAGCTTATAGAAACATGGCAactgtgtaatgttgtaccatcAATCAAATTATTTAtacctaaatatattttataatttaaGCATTAATTCACACACTGAACATTTCTAAACCTTCATGTATACAAGGACATACTTTAATGTTTTGAAGCATCAGGACTtaatcatacatacagtattcattCAATTTTCTGCTTTAAACACCACCAGGCCAACAACAGATTTAGTGaatgtaattatttattattatttttccttttgagacctagtcacaggcctgcttgttgccTGTTGTGTTAGCCTTTTCCGTTTGGCAACTACTTTGCCCTtcactgtacgacttgtactcgcctgtgacagttcagggccactggttgtgggctgtgacagttcagggccactggttgtgggctgtgacagttcagggccactggttgtggtttgtgacagttcagggccactggttgtgggctgtgcCAGTTCAGGGCCACTGGGTGTGGGTTGTGGCAGTGGTGAAGGAGTTGATACACATTGCACGACCGATGGTGGAGCCGTTTCCTGTTTAGGTTTTTTAAACTTGCTCCGAAAACTGGTTATTAATAATTGTTTGCCTAagtttctttttcgtgtctcagtTGTAGGTGTCTGTtgctgattttgaacagatgtaagcggttggatgttgacagggaccggCATTCATTCTCAACTGATTAGCTTGGCTTAGATTCtgaactattgcttgtaatgtcctgtttacattttgtatttgtttaggaacttggatgaagaCTCTTCtagttgtgacatttgtgatatcgaagtttcctgctgtgatatcatcttgtcctgctgtgatatcatcctttcctgctgtgatatcatcctttcaagcactgacatcatttctgagtggcgacgattttcttcaaccacgattctttcttcagaagctgcaatagctgagtatgtgtcacgagcaggagcaGTTGATTGCTGTGTTACTGGTCGAGTGGGAACATGTTCATGCTGACTTAATTGAATGTTTCCTTCATTGTCAACATCAGCTTCTAGAAATAAatgaagacattatgaactggcaTGTAACTTATTTtgtcaatataatgagagttgttctcacagtgtaacacataacatgttagaACTTTTctgttgtgtcaaattaaaatgtagtttgaagtaacaattatgtttggactcagtgtgaaagaagaatgaatgaaaggttgttgtaacctcacaaatcATAGATGATAgttcatatcacacacaatacatgttgacaTTGTAAACTACATTTTCTATGACAACAACTGATGGGAAGTTCAttccatgtgaaaggcatttagttAGCATGGCAACATAAAATCTACAAAGGTACACATTAGATGTcatgcacctcatacactcaccttccatcgTTGACGAGGAGCTGGATGAAGCAGGTGATGAGATTTTTTCAGTGTGAGGTGACACATGAGGTCTGGGAGTAACTATATAAAAGATGAACATAACATTTAGTTtgccatgtgtacataattaacatagagTTTGTGTATTTGGAGTATTTATGTTAACATAACAACATCACTTAATGAAATGAAAAGATGTTTCtgccaagctgtacattatccatttaAATGTACGTGTGACTAGTGTGCAGTTGTTTTGTAAATACCATAGAACATAGTATGTTTATGACGCAATGTTAGTAGAAACATTTTTACAATTGGACATACAATGCATATCTTGTGTAGtaagataaaaataataatgtacagtaccgaccaactttattcttacttggctagctccgcgaatttcggagtatcccggttatctgcggttttgtgtcgttttctcctgGGGTATATAacgttatatcgcgcccgtgatttaagcattttattcccgctggctgcaatactgcaatgccgtgtaaaaatgcatgggggcgtttgcgagctgttgtctttgaagccgagaaattcatgaattgtaatgcagtatatactgtatatatacagtatatactgtataacaacaacccctataacccctaacatacacatacagtactgtatatgcacatcaatgatactataggccgtcccctggcgagatgtgtttgcagcagagagagaaccgctgctctctctgcgcaaagatcggcacattaaaaa
This genomic interval carries:
- the LOC142490643 gene encoding uncharacterized protein LOC142490643 → MADINKRLDYTTNEGARLQLELDKVREEHQQLQVQNKERETDLSLALSLLGDVELRLNSNEDELAAALSERRKAEGLLQDLRKDLESERAGRRMAEKQKCDLGKELESLKSERDATLDSTAAQQEVSQMKLEEKLTSPRQTFGSLKQSKEKVAVEIKSKDDEGEAALEHVLPEPAVYADYLLSYLQNPAVLTEEQKADMTQIEDMLIKEFIGQQLILIVGCLDTSEEGGRKRLLAVLQEMLVIPNTPTSLITCLVELLLRIVKDDDRRILIVAEIVSELREPIVKEQKADMTQIEDMLIKEFIGQQLILIVGCLDTSEEGDDDRRILIVAEIVSELREPIVSEDIPADAAKSRKLQLKIADLRVQLNKAKQTLEDSIVLQDFSLASELKEIELG